TGCTTGCGGTGTCTTTGTGTTTAAGTATGATTTGTTAGACTTTCCAACTTGCTTTAGGCTTGAGTTTGGCTAAAGATGAGAAATGTGTCCAGAGAAACTCTCGATGAAGCTTTGATACACCTGTATTTTAGAGAGATAATTGTGTCCAGAGAATTTGAGTGGTGGCTGACTATAGATTAGACAAAACCACCGTCGGGCACCTCCGGTCGTTTTTTACTCAGATCCGACGGAATCTTAGTGTATAGGGGTTTTGCCTCAGTGATGTTGCGCTCTGGAAAATCATATTCGTTGAGAAAAGGGGGCGACTTGGTTCAGACTGGTTGTGATTGGAGGTGATGATAGTTTTGTGGTAATGGTTTGGTACGACGAAAGACGATTCGAGCACGTCTACCGTGAAGACGATTTGTTGAGATCGGGTGATGGCGGTATAACACCTCCATATCCTCCGACGGAGAAGACGGTCTTCTGAATGTCAGAACGGTGGTTATGGGTGTGGTGGCGAGGTCACTGGCAGTGATGCCGAGAGAACAGAGACTTTAAGAGGCGGTGCGAAGGTTTTGACTTTTGAGAGAGAGAGACACGAGAGTTGTAGCCTATATGAATTATCAATTTTAATTAACAATATGCCTCACGTCCGGATAATATGGCTCACGTCCGGATAATATGGCTTGTGGAAATGGGATTGGAATAAGGAGCCGCGTAGTGAAACCGAATGGCTGGAAGTCGGGAATTTGATGGCGATGCTGCATAAAAAGAAGCTTTCGGGCAAGGATGACAAGTGGGTATGGGGAAATGACGAAGGCACAAGCTTCTCAACGAAAAGCATTCGTAGGGAAATAACACTAAAAGAGTCAGTTTACAGTGATGCTGGTTCTTTTTGGTGGAATTCTTGGGCACCGCTAAAAGTAAATTATCACGCTTGGAGAGTTGAACTGAACAGGGTAGCAGCAAAGGTTTCACTGGTAAATAAGGGGTTACAAATCCCTAATAGTACCTGGAGCAGATGTGGTATGGCCGAGGAATCATGTaaccatatttttttttattgtatttGGGCGAGAAGCGTGTGGTGGAACATCTTAAGATGGA
The sequence above is drawn from the Helianthus annuus cultivar XRQ/B chromosome 12, HanXRQr2.0-SUNRISE, whole genome shotgun sequence genome and encodes:
- the LOC110892511 gene encoding uncharacterized protein LOC110892511; translation: MAMLHKKKLSGKDDKWVWGNDEGTSFSTKSIRREITLKESVYSDAGSFWWNSWAPLKVNYHAWRVELNRVAAKVSLVNKGLQIPNSTWSRCGMAEESCNHIFFYCIWARSVWWNILRWMKIPILCNARSVWEIVAHVTAQVGSKRWRKTVHLVTLGCIWRLWLARNEKEFKGLMVPVNRIVEHIKEDKFLWIKHRAGGGALDWKNWQDFDISLLV